Proteins from one Podospora pseudoanserina strain CBS 124.78 chromosome 1, whole genome shotgun sequence genomic window:
- a CDS encoding hypothetical protein (COG:D; EggNog:ENOG503PCTP), which translates to MEDKKVSTTLLGHEIVLQDAVAKVAGAVEWVEGHVKDAIKDLPYASIVMAGVSLVLPLLKNPAAAEEANRDGFAYVTSQMRYFAVMESLLLPQDMKPDLKGDLTERLVDLYKLIIDFQVQSVIRFYRTQTKNFFRGAINYDGWDQKLQYIKDTDVALVSRFETTMSASRLQVLRDLAGRAEESRIALNSLLAKVQEHIEVSRQQLGVLQKISQHITDPQDHACLQGLRITDPHDDKSRIEQAKGGLLTGSYCWVLDNDDFRQWRNNQDSRLLWIKGDPGKGKTMLLCGIIDELTKSIPNTTTVSFFFCQATDARINNATAVLRGLIFLLVSHQPSLISHVRQRYDQAGKQLFEDANAWEALSKIFTNILEDPHLQSTYLVIDALDECTRDLSRLVNFIAKTSSTYSDVKWIVSSRNWPNIEKGLDDATQKVRLCLELNEESVSAAVANYIQSKVDLLAKQNQYDNDTRDAVRAYLSSNAYGTFLWVALVCQELAGISGWEAEEMLTALPPGLDALYERMMSQICSSRHSKLCKNILAVVSVVRRPITLDELPSLVDMPPRCSGSREVLAEIVGLCGSFLTLRDHTIAFVHQSAKDFLVQKASREIFPSGIQHVHRSIVSRSLRVLANILRRDIYGLSAPGFPIDQVKQPNPDPLAAARYSCVYWIDHLSECDPTRDEVESIDRFLRRSYLYWLEALSLLRMMSGGVIAIGRLEGLLERENRGQLTSFVRDAHRFALAYRWIIEQAPLQAYASALVFAPTGSLVKKIFKEEKPGWLSTGPVVEMQWNACTQTLEGHGSSVLSVAFSPDGQRVASGSDDNTIKIWDTASGTCTQTLEGHGGSVWSVAFSPDGQRVASGSSDRIIKIWDTASGSSTQTLEGHGGWVQAIAFSPDGQRVASGSDDNTIKIWDTASGFCTQTINVNSVTTHLSFDHTNAYINTNIGRIQIATATMESPNQLSSPVYYSYGLGEDRRWITYNNKNVLWLPPEYYAYAFAVEGRKMVLGCYSGRIIIFSFSRDI; encoded by the exons ATGGAAGACAAGAAGGTTAGCACAACACTACTGGGACACGAGATTGTCCTCCAGGATGCTGTGGCAAAGGTCGCCGGAGCTGTGGAGTGGGTCGAGGGCCATGTCAAGGACGCCATCAAGGACCTACCATACGCCTCCATCGTCATGGCAGGCGTGTCCCTcgtgctccccctcctgaagaaccccgccgccgctgaAGAAGCGAACCGGGATGGGTTTGCCTACGTCACGTCACAGATGCGTTACTTCGCCGTAATGGAGTCGTTGTTGTTACCTCAAGACATGAAGCCCGACTTGAAGGGCGACCTTACGGAGCGTCTTGTTGACTTATATAAACTCATCATCGATTTTCAAGTACAGAGCGTCATTCGGTTCTACCGCACTCAAACCAAGAACTTCTTCCGAGGAGCCATCAACTACGACGGCTGGGATCAGAAGCTGCAGTACATCAAGGATACCGACGTGGCGCTAGTTTCGAGGTTTGAGACGACTATGTCTGCCAGCCGTCTTCAGGTGTTGAGGGATCTTGCTGGGAGAGCAGAGGAATCACGCATAGCCCTTAACAGCCTGCTTGCCAAGGTGCAGGAACATATCGAAGTCTCTCGACAACAATTAGGCGTTCTTCAGAAGATCAGTCAGCATATAACGGATCCCCAGGACCATGCCTGTCTGCAAGGTCTCCGAATAACCGATCCGCATGACGATAAGAGCCGTATCGAGCAAGCCAAAGGCGGCCTTCTGACAGGCTCGTACTGCTGGGTCCTCGACAACGACGATTTCAGACAATGGCGCAACAATCAAGACAGCCGGCTGCTATGGATCAAAGGCGACCccggcaagggcaagacGATGCTGCTCTGCGGAATCATCGACGAGTTGACAAAGTCGATCCCTAACACTACGACTGTctcgttcttcttctgccaggCTACTGATGCGCGTATAAATAACGCCACGGCTGTCCTTCGCGGCCTGATATTCCTTCTTGTCAGCCACCAGCCATCGCTCATCTCGCACGTACGGCAAAGGTACGATCAGGCGGGGAAGCAACTCTTCGAGGATGCAAATGCCTGGGAGGCGCTGTCGAAGATCTTCACCAACATTCTTGAGGATCCGCACCTGCAAAGCACCTACCTGGTCATTGACGCGCTCGACGAGTGTACCCGAGACTTGAGCCGACTCGTCAACTTTATCGCCAAGACGTCGTCGACATACTCGGATGTCAAGTGGATCGTATCCAGTCGCAACTGGCCGAATATCGAGAAGGGTCTTGACGATGCGACACAGAAAGTAAGACTATGTCTTGAGTTGAACGAAGAATCTGTGTCTGCGGCTGTTGCCAATTATATCCAGTCCAAAGTCGATTTGTTAGCGAAACAAAACCAGTACGATAACGACACGCGAGACGCTGTCCGGGCCTACTTGTCGTCGAACGCATACGGCACTTTCCTCTGGGTAGCCTTGGTCTGCCAGGAACTTGCCGGTATCTCGGGATGGGAAGCTGAAGAAATGCTGACGGCGCTTCCGCCCGGACTAGATGCCCTCTACGAGCGGATGATGAGCCAGATCTGCAGTTCAAGACACTCCAAGCTCTGCAAAAATATATTGGCCGTCGTCTCGGTTGTGCGTCGGCCAATTACGTTGGATGAACTGCCGTCTCTGGTGGATATGCCCCCTCGATGCTCTGGCAGTCGCGAAGTTCTGGCAGAAATCGTAGGGCTTTGTGGCTCTTTTCTGACGCTCCGAGATCACACTATCGCGTTCGTTCATCAGTCTGCCAAGGACTTTTTGGTCCAAAAGGCATCTAGGGAAATCTTCCCTTCCGGGATACAACATGTACACCGCTCTATCGTCTCACGATCGCTACGAGTTTTGGCCAATATACTGCGTCGTGACATCTACGGCCTCAGCGCTCCTGGATTCCCCATCGACCAAGTTAAGCAGCCCAATCCAGATCCGCTAGCTGCAGCGCGGTATTCGTGTGTATATTGGATTGACCATCTGAGTGAATGCGACCCCACCCGCGATGAGGTCGAGTCCATTGACAGGTTTCTGCGTCGGAGCTACCTTTACTGGCTTGAAGCTCTGAGTCTTCTCCGTATGATGTCGGGTGGAGTCATTGCTATAGGGCGGCTCGAGGGCCTGCTA GAACGCGAGAATCGGGGGCAGTTAACAAGCTTTGTTCGCGATgcacaccggtttgctctaGCCTACAGATGGATAATAGAGCAAGCCCCTCTTCAAGCATATGCATCAGCCCTTGTATTTGCACCAACTGGCAGCTTGGTAAAGAAAATCTTCAAGGAAGAAAAGCCTGGATGGCTTAGTACGGGACCAGTTGTAGAAATGCAATGGAATGCCTGCACACAGACGTTAGAGGGCCATGGCAGCTCGGTCTTGTCGGTCGCGTTCTCGCCGGACGGCCAGCGCGTGGCATCGGGCTCggacgacaacaccatcaagatctgggatacGGCATCGGGAACCTGCACACAGACGTTagagggccatggcggctCGGTCTGGTCGGTCGCGTTCTCGCCGGACGGCCAGCGCGTGGCATCGGGCTCGAGCGACAGGatcatcaagatctgggatacGGCATCGGGATCCTCCACACAGACGTTagagggccatggcggctGGGTCCAGGCGATCGCGTTCTCGCCGGACGGCCAGCGCGTGGCATCGGGCTCggacgacaacaccatcaagatctgggatacGGCATCGGGATTCTGCACACAGACGATAAATGTTAATTCAGTTACTACCCATCTATCGTTCGACCATACCAACGCTTATATCAACACGAATATCGGGCGTATCCAAATAGCCACGGCTACCATGGAAAGTCCAAATCAGCTAAGTAGTCCGGTATATTATTCGTATGGTTTAGGAGAAGACAGGCGCTGGATTACTTACAATAACAAGAACGTGTTATGGCTACCACCAGAATACTATGCATATGCTTTTGCGGTGGAAGGGCGCAAAATGGTTCTTGGCTGTTACTCAGGACGTATTATAATATTCTCATTCTCTCGAGATATTTAA
- a CDS encoding hypothetical protein (COG:O; EggNog:ENOG503PANI) — protein MEGSLTGSQLGSQLSLLSKSSSVGMRAAPFVFGIDFGTTYTGVAWSARPGKVRPEHIHLVKNWDSVQYMNTEREKTPTAISYSSTKQVTSWGYNILTFDESVRWFKLLLLDDADLQEHLKDAPQLISARQRLLEMGKKPIDVIADYLRNLWSHVMADVEKAMTPSFVKSTPFRIIITVPAIWKSYMRERMREAANMAGLLDPRECGETELDFVSEPEAAAIATFTNMKGRPDIKVG, from the exons ATGGAGGGATCTCTCACAGGCTCGCAGCTGGGGAGCCAACTATCATTACTTTCGAAGTCTAGCAGCGTCGGAATGCGTGCGGCGCCGTTCGTGTTTGGAATTGATTTCGGAACCAC CTACACTGGTGTTGCATGGTCAGCGCGTCCGGGAAAGGTTCGGCCAGAGCATATCCATCTCGTCAAGAATTGGGATAGCGTCCAATATATGAATACGGAACGGGAGAAGACACCAACAGCGATATCATACTCTTCCACCAAACAGGTCACATCTTGGGGATATAATATTCTCACCTTCGATGAATCTGTTCGGTGGTTCAAACTATTGCTTCTCGACGATGCGGACCTTCAAGAGCACCTCAAGGACGCTCCCCAGCTTATCAGTGCCAGACAGCggttgttggagatgggaaaGAAACCAATCGATGTCATTGCGGATTACTTGCGAAACCTCTGGAGTCATGTTATGGCCGACGTAGAAAAGGCGATGACACCCAGCTTCGTCAAGTCTACGCCATTCCGAATTATCATCACTGTCCCCGCGATTTGGAAGTCCTACATGAGAGAGAGAATGCGCGAAGCAGCGAATATGGCAGGCTTACTTGATCCTCGTGAATGTGGCGAAACCGAACTGGACTTCGTTTCTGAGCCTGAAGCTGCAGCAATTGCCACTTTCACCAACATGAAAGGCAGACCAGACATCAAAGTAGGATGA
- a CDS encoding hypothetical protein (EggNog:ENOG503PAEJ; COG:U) — protein MGEPEQSMIFIMGLSGSGKSRFVNLLRQNSVREGAGLQSETQECQIVQLRLKDKLVSVVDTPGFGDSRKTDAEILSTISDFLILQHAAGFRLSGIIWLHPIEQQRMRRPDLQALTMFHDLCGKDALSAVTLLTTRWDHVKDERTGAMRERELRRSFWKDMIDHGANAQRFNGSSEMAKSIVRRLLRNKPVILQIQKDSMESGKRLRDTAAGARIMEDLEVDLKRQEEKVKKAERELKAGAQSGDQATEQALRTRYEAEARERERLISSCQRMNANLGQEIMEKWDRIQEDLPQAGAGSDSDSCLEHEKQVPNKGTAPKIENTRRNRWKGRVSAFANVLGLTLTAVVHIVLPLAGIAVG, from the exons ATGGGCGAGCCTGAACAAAGCATGATTTTCATCATGGGCCTCTCGGGTTCCGGCAAGTCAAGATTTGTAAACCTCTTGCGACAGAATTCGGTGCGCGAGGGAGCAGGTCTGCAATCAG AAACCCAGGAATGTCAAATCGTGCAGCTGCGACTGAAGGACAAGCTAGTATCGGTTGTCGACACTCCAGGATTTGGCGACTCCCGAAAGACCGACGCCGAGATACTGTCAACCATATCCGACTTTCTCATTCTTCAGCATGCAGCTGGTTTCCGACTGAGCGGTATCATCTGGCTGCATCCAATTGAACAACAGAGAATGCGCAGACCAGACCTCCAGGCCCTTACCATGTTCCATGATCTCTGCGGCAAGGATGCTCTCTCAGCCGTTACCCTACTCACCACTAGATGGGATCATGTCAAAGATGAGAGGACTGGCGCCATGCGCGAGCGGGAGTTGCGGAGGAGTTTCTGGAAGGATATGATCGACCACGGTGCCAACGCGCAACGCTTCAATGGCTCCTCAGAGATGGCGAAGTCAATTGTGCGGCGCTTGTTACGCAATAAACCGGTGATATTGCAAATTCAAAAGGATAGCATGGAGTCAGGCAAGAGGCTACGTGATACCGCTGCAGGGGCTAGAATTATGGAAGATCTTGAGGTTGATCTGAAGAgacaggaggagaaggtaaAGAAGGCCGAGCGGGAACTCAAAGCCGGGGCACAATCTGGTGATCAGGCGACCGAACAAGCCTTACGAACACGGTACGAAGCAGAAGCGAGGGAAAGGGAGCGGCTCATCTCGAGCTGTCAACGAATGAATGCAAATCTGGGCCAAGAGATAATGGAAAAGTGGGACAGGATTCAAGAAGATTTACCACAGGCCGGAGCCGGGTCTGACTCGGACTCGTGTCTCGAACATGAGAAGCAAGTACCTAACAAGGGCACAGCTCCGAAAATCGAAAACACTCGAAGGAACAGGTGGAAAGGGCGGGTTTCTGCCTTTGCGAATGTTCTTGGCTTGACCCTGACTGCGGTGGTCCACATTGTTCTTCCATTGGCTGGTATTGCCGTCGGCTGA
- a CDS encoding hypothetical protein (EggNog:ENOG503P9FU), whose translation MFDKVFRPINDTTNSSRKGRSRLPEPVRSPTRGGIFPKAGTQARAPQIPQRLSSASQSLPWPASPSAHSFHLRQLKQELAEKDRKVKILCEEVEGLKKEKESLEREIDQYDDECFKMEAENQQLRDAFVALKGNPNHHIDDGVVQSRFGEIKFTIEQIVSIRYSSSTTISKSIRLDRPSKQLFSNLAEDVDRYLTQPVGKALLIEAFIWNFLISEVFSGNGMLWAGKAFEHVKFLSRELENDTVSLADLYRWNAHTASMLFSMYDLDKRRIQKIASNLRASLEPWQNKSFKEGQCDSLDKLVLLAAKLDADLARSRAEYMVFMLETTEALNGLAKNKYGVPFDQDYMELQSGNNDRCGDVELVVSPTVAKVGDSDGENYDCCTVLVRAKVICGGSKAGRRQQSASTPSNSFQPQR comes from the exons ATGTTCGACAAGGTATTCCGACCGATAAATGACACAACGAATTCAAGCCGCAAAGGTCGTAGCAGGTTGCCAGAACCAGTTCGTTCGCCCACTCGTGGAGGGATATTCCCAAAAGCAGGCACTCAAGCAAG AGCACCACAGATACCACAGCGGCTGTCAAGTGCCAGTCAGTCTCTACCATGGCCAGCAAGTCCTTCAGCACACTCTTTCCACCTGAGACAATTGAAGCAAGAGCTTGCTGAAAAAGACCGCAAGGTGAAGATTCTctgcgaggaggttgagggattgaagaaggagaaggaaagcCTGGAGAGAGAAATCGATCAGTACGACGACGAGTGCTTCAAGATGGAAGCAGAAAACCAACAGCTTCGCGATGCCTTTGTTGCCCTCAAGGGTAACCCCAACCATCACATCGACGACGGTGTAGTCCAGTCGCGATTCGGGGAAATCAAGTTCACCATCGAACAGATCGTTTCTATCCGTTATTCAAGCTCCACAACGATATCCAAAAGTATCCGATTAGACCGTCCCTCGAAGCAGCTATTTTCGAATCtggcggaggatgtggatcGCTACCTAACACAACCAGTGGGAAAGGCCCTCTTGATAGAGGCATTTATCTGGAATTTCCTCATTTCGGAAGTTTTCAGCGGCAACGGGATGCTCTGGGCTGGCAAAGCATTTGAGCATGTCAAGTTTTTATCTCGTGAGCTTGAGAACGATACTGTTTCTCTGGCTGATCTTTACAGGTGGAACGCACACACAGCATCAATGTTGTTTTCCATGTATGATCTGGACAAAAGACGCATACAAAAAATTGCTTCGAATCTAAGAGCCAGCTTAGAACCTTGGCAGAATAAGTCTTTCAAGGAGGGACAATGCGACTCTCTAGACAAGCTTGTGCTCCTGGCAGCAAAATTGGACGCCGATTTGGCCAGGAGCAGAGCTGAATATATGGTCTTCATGCTGGAGACCACCGAAGCGCTCAATGGGCTTGCGAAGAACAAATACGGGGTTCCTTTTGACCAGGACTACATGGAGCTTCAGAGCGGAAACAATGACAGGTGCGGGGATGTGGAGCTTGTAGTATCCCCAACGGTGGCTAAGGTCGGGGACTCGGACGGGGAGAATTACGATTGCTGTACTGTGCTGGTGCGAGCAAAGGTAATCTGTGGTGGCTCAAAAGCTGGTCGTCGCCAACAGTCtgcatcaaccccctcaaactcttTTCAGCCTCAAAGATAG
- a CDS encoding hypothetical protein (EggNog:ENOG503P0QR) has protein sequence MFTLTRFTRHTILILFFITLSFLFYHSYRNPPTQKGSSFLTSIPEILKPLTSGKHPPPRYKPTPSWLPPPVFDPFPLLANTAADPPPIPEYNIPRPEMHKEYGLDRAPPLFIGFTRQWPMLLQAVVSYITAGWPPENIYVVENTGVHNMNKQGRLTLQNPFYLNHTTLHRLGVTVVQTPVLLTFAQMQNFFLSIAYQEDHPYYFYSHQDVLVFSFEEGLDFISRPADGNWEFYSEAEKKEILSPVQAGKDGYRTIYENCLRDLQTVMKRKERWGFRWYQYDHLTLVNREAMEAVGGWDSLIPYYATDCDMNGKMGMDGWTMKPRRVGIINDVSTVLEDLEVLYRNKYKMPKFIDPAPLPPEKEAKIAKAKAEKEEKERKEKEEKEGKAKREEHGLPADQLQYFRALRAVGDEMGKYKYRDGAEQRNNWQRAQRGGEGEPFYYNADGFHSAFWTLTDAGRRIYEEKWGHRGCDLASGTSLTLKDQWRVEKDWEKKKEDKKN, from the coding sequence ATGTTCACCCTCACGCGATTCACGCGACACACAATCCTCATCCTTTTCTTCATCACACTCTCTTTTCTATTTTATCACTCTTACAGAAATCCGCCAACGCAGAAAGGCTCCTCATTTCTTACATCAATCCCAGAAATTCTGAAGCCTCTCACTTCTGGGAAGCATCCGCCGCCGCGATACaagccaacaccatcatggcTCCCCCCACCCGTTTTCGACCCATTCCCCTTGCTGGCGAATACCGCCGCCGATCCCCCACCAATACCCGAGTACAATATTCCTCGTCCTGAAATGCACAAGGAATACGGCCTCGACCGCGCCCCCCCGCTCTTCATCGGCTTCACCCGACAGTGGCCCATGCTCCTCCAAGCAGTCGTCAGCTACATCACCGCGGGGTGGCCGCCAGAGAACATCTACGTGGTTGAAAACACCGGAGTGCACAACATGAACAAGCAAGGCAGACTCACCCTCCAGAACCCCTTCTacctcaaccacaccaccctccaccgaCTGGGCGTCACCGTAGTCCAAACCCCCGTTCTGCTTACCTTTGCCCAAATGCAAAACTTCTTTCTGTCGATAGCCTACCAGGAAGACCACCCGTATTACTTCTACAGTCACCAAGATGTCCTCGTCTTCTCGTTTGAGGAAGGCCTCGACTTCATCAGCCGACCGGCAGACGGCAACTGGGAATTCTACAgcgaggcggagaagaaggagataTTGTCTCCTGTCCAGGCCGGCAAAGATGGCTACCGGACGATTTACGAGAACTGCCTCCGCGACTTGCAAACAGTGATGAAAAGAAAGGAGCGCTGGGGTTTTAGATGGTATCAGTACGACCACTTGACGCTTGTCAACAGGGAGGCAATGGAGGCTGTAGGCGGGTGGGACTCCCTGATTCCGTACTATGCAACGGACTGCGATATGAATGGCAAGATGGGGATGGACGGGTGGACCAtgaagccgaggagggtggggatcATCAATGATGTTTCCACCGTGCTGGAGGACTTGGAAGTACTCTATCGGAACAAGTACAAGATGCCAAAGTTTATCGATCCAGCGCCGTTGCCGCCGGAGAAGGAGGCAAAGATCGCAAAGGCCAAGgcggaaaaggaggagaaggagcggaaggagaaggaggaaaaggagggcaAGGCAAAAAGAGAGGAACACGGATTGCCTGCTGATCAGCTACAGTATTTCCGAGCTTTGAGGGCCGTGGGCGATGAGATGGGCAAGTACAAGTATCGGGATGGGGCTGAACAGCGGAACAACTGGCAACGGGCGCAacgaggtggtgaaggagagcCGTTTTATTACAATGCGGATGGGTTTCATAGTGCCTTTTGGACGCTGACAGATGCCGGGAGACGCATCTACGAAGAGAAATGGGGTCATAGAGGTTGTGACTTGGCGTCTGGCACATCCCTGACGCTCAAGGACCAGTGGCGTGTGGAGAAGGActgggaaaagaagaaggaggacaagaaaaaTTAA
- a CDS encoding hypothetical protein (COG:S; EggNog:ENOG503P8MZ), which yields MPELRENPKQRDIVGDAAQENALQAPEEISNQARGHKANLSNPNTSEQSKENSKQKLEELGGEGAFFSKDSK from the exons ATGCCTGAACTCCGCGAGAATCCCAAGCAGCGTGACATCGTCGGCGATGCGGCTCAGGAAAATGCCCTTCAGGCTCCCGAGGAGATTAGCAACCAGGCCCGCGGCCACAAGGCCAATTTGAGCAACCCAA ACACAAGCGAGCAGTCCAAGGAAAACTCCAAGCagaagctcgaggagcttggtggcgagggtgcaTTCTTCAGCAAGGATTCTAAATAG
- a CDS encoding hypothetical protein (EggNog:ENOG503P10F; COG:O; COG:T; MEROPS:MER0019360) gives MSCEHSPAASKSKKPPQQQVHNFWDKYITKSPGKVTTIFPPSLYSSLLPRPSTLSKNDTTTSPTTTNFGASYAAAADACRAKIARIVRDCHRTNSKFTDPDFDLKGNQWDCLLGLNWRSPPTKGNPAAVEDALGTLERMQVFDGTDCLQLTVPMLRKIMGKRVLDEEQEGDNDEDYDPEPKAVHRVGWIFEDPKFEVDGFSSSDIMQGSNSLDCWWLSAVATICHRRELMDKICVARDEECGVYGFVFYRDGEWVYTVVDDHLCLTNGDYEGGGHDPSNAIVKKWRRDKQTGSQALYFAACREENETWLPLLEKAYAKAHGDYHAIWGGWVGEGVEDLTGGVNSELALEDVLFKEKLWKELVNENGNFVFGLDILDRNGSDKNGLANAHAYSLLAAREEDGEDGKTVRLVKIRNPWGARGGDGMGEWTGPWSDGSKEWTPYWLTKLDYRFEDDGVFWMSYNDMLHTFTNLYRTRLFDDEWAVAQEWTNVNVAWVSGYLQRKFVIEVKTATTAVFVLQQLDTRYFNGLEGEYSFLLHFILQKQGAEPGDYLCRVRPQAENFFRANRSINCEIDLEPGIYEVLPKITAERDTSKPPVEAIVKASARRRPEKLRQVGLSFDLAHAKAFKQEEEKKGDSSDGWETEQEDEEAEKASVTEAGEETPGGSDEAQAATAGRQEIQQGGQGGQENDNDEDEEEDDEDQPSLWNAVAVVGLRVYSRDPELVIKLTSPGNDEEAASVVQGT, from the exons ATGTCCTGCGAGCACTCCCCAGCAGCCTCCAAAAGCAAGAAaccaccccaacagcaaGTCCATAATTTCTGGGACAAGTACATCACCAAATCCCCCGGCAaagtcaccaccatcttcccaccctccctctattcttccctcctccctcgcccctcaaccctctccaaaaatgacaccacaacctccccaaccaccaccaactttgGCGCCTCCTACGCCGCCGCGGCAGACGCCTGCCGCGCCAAAATCGCCCGCATCGTCCGGGACTGCCACCGCACCAACTCCAAGTTCACCGACCCCGACTTTGACCTCAAGGGAAACCAGTGGGACTGTCTGCTGGGTTTGAACTGGCGGTCCCCTCCTACCAAGGGCAACCCCGCCGCCGTTGAGGATGCCCTCGGGACGCTGGAGAGGATGCAAGTCTTTGACGGGACGGACTGTCTTCAGTTGACGGTGCCGATGCTGAGGAAGATtatggggaagagggtgctTGACGAGGAGCAGGAAGGGGACAATGATGAGGACTACGACCCCGAGCCGAAGGCGGTGCACAGGGTTGGGTGGATCTTTGAGGACCCCAAGTtcgaggtggatgggtttAGCAGTTCGGACATAATGCAGGGGAGCAACAGCCTTGATTGCTGGTGGTTGTCTGCCGTGGCTACCATCTGTCATCGGCGGGAGCTGATGGACAAGATTTGCGTCGCGAGGGATGAGGAGTGCGGGGTGTATGGGTTTGTGTTTTATCGGGATGGCGAGTGGGTGTATACCGTGGTGGATGATCACTTGTGTTTGACGAACGGGGATtatgaggggggggggcatgATCCGAGTAACGCCATTGTgaagaagtggaggagggataAGCAGACGGGGAGCCAGGCGTTGTATTTTGCGGCCTGTCGGGAGGAAAACGAGACTTGGTTGCcgttgttggagaaggcgtaTGCCAAGGCCCATGGGGACTATCACGCTatttggggtgggtgggttggtgagggcgtGGAGGATTTGACCGGGGGGGTCAATTCGGAGCTGGCGTTGGAGGATGTCCTCTTCAAGGAGAAATTATGGAAGGAGTTGGTGAATGAGAATGGGAACTTTGTCTTTGGGCTGGATATCTTGGACAGGAATGGCTCGGACAAGAACGGACTGGCCAACGCGCACGCCTACTCTCTTTTGGCCGCtagagaggaggatggggaggatggcaAGACCGTTAGACTGGTCAAGATCAG GAACCCCTGGGGTGCACGCGGTGGCGACGGCATGGGCGAATGGACCGGCCCGTGGTCGGACGGCTCAAAAGAGTGGACTCCATACTGGCTCACCAAACTTGACTACCGCTTCGAAGACGACGGCGTGTTCTGGATGAGCTACAACGACATGCTTCACACATTCACTAATTTATACCGCACTCGTCTCTTCGATGACGAGTGGGCCGTGGCTCAAGAATGGACAAACGTCAATGTTGCCTGGGTTTCTGGGTACTTGCAACGCAAGTTCGTTATCGAGGTCAAAACAGCCACCACTGCTGTCTTTGTTCTGCAACAG CTGGATACCCGTTACTTCAACGGCCTTGAGGGAGAATACTCGTTTCTTCTGCACTTCATCCTCCAGAAGCAAGGTGCCGAGCCAGGGGACTACCTCTGCCGCGTCCGTCCGCAGGCTGAGAACTTCTTTCGCGCCAATCGGTCCATCAACTGCGAGATTGATCTCGAGCCAGGCATCTACGAGGTCCTGCCCAAGATCACTGCCGAGCGCGACACAAGCAAGCCTCCTGTCGAGGCGATTGTCAAGGCCTCAGCTCGGCGCCGCCCAGAAAAGCTGAGGCAGGTCGGTTTAAGCTTTGATCTCGCCCATGCCAAGGCCttcaagcaggaggaggagaagaagggtgATTCTAGTGATGGGTGGGAAACCGAAcaggaggacgaagaggcAGAAAAGGCGAGTGTTACTGAGGCTGGCGAGGAGACACCTGGAGGGTCTGACGAGGCACAAGCTGCTACGGCCGGTCGTCAAGAAATCCAACAAGGTGGGCAGGGAGGGCAAGAAAATGacaatgacgaggacgaagaggaggatgatgaggatcaACCTTCGCTCTGGAacgctgttgctgttgttggactCCGTGTCTATTCGCGGGATCCCGAGCTGGTCATCAAACTGACTTCCCCTGGCAATGATGAGGAAGCCGCAAGCGTTGTTCAGGGTACCTAG